The following proteins are encoded in a genomic region of Mycoplasma sp. NEAQ87857:
- a CDS encoding restriction endonuclease subunit S has product MNYQQPAKYLVGKDPKYNNKYKTPVLTAGKSFVLGYTNQTEGIYNANINNPVIIFDDFTCDNKWVDFDFKIKSSAIKILKPFDENIINLKFVYYWMQVNINQTSNHKRHWIQDTSSKLITLTSLSIQNKIVDFLDNFEQTIIDLNIKLLKEVELINK; this is encoded by the coding sequence ATGAATTATCAACAACCCGCTAAGTATTTAGTTGGTAAAGATCCAAAATATAATAATAAATATAAAACACCTGTTTTGACAGCTGGTAAAAGTTTTGTTTTAGGATACACCAATCAAACAGAAGGTATATATAATGCAAACATAAATAATCCCGTAATTATTTTTGATGATTTTACTTGCGACAATAAATGAGTTGATTTTGATTTTAAAATTAAGTCTTCTGCTATTAAAATATTAAAACCATTTGATGAAAATATTATTAATTTAAAATTCGTTTACTATTGAATGCAAGTTAATATAAATCAAACCAGCAATCATAAAAGACATTGAATACAAGACACTTCTAGCAAGTTAATCACTTTAACTTCTTTATCTATACAAAATAAAATTGTTGATTTTTTGGATAACTTTGAACAAACTATTATTGATCTCAATATAAAATTACTTAAAGAAGTAGAATTAATAAACAAATAA
- the lysS gene encoding lysine--tRNA ligase — protein sequence MEKHTEQELIRRNKLDFYKDNNIEAFAKAKNLKDIEYSDQLAAKYEGYSKEELEEKAFSTAIAGRIMTMRGPFILIQDYHGKIQAYFNKKMDENLTKLVDTFDLGDIIYVQGLVMKTNTGAVTVKAKNIKLLSKALKPLPDKFHGLSDIEERYRRRYVDLIMNEESKNVFWARTKIISEIRRYFDELEYMEVETPFLHDYLSGASARPFKTHHNALDQEFVLRIATEIPLKKLLVGGIDRVYEIGRIFRNEGIDTTHNPEFTSIEFYEAYTDIEGMMNRTEELIKRIAVKLNKTKVINKGVEIDLTKPFNRIDMVDAVSEATGVDFRTISFEEATEVAKKHGIKIQKFFQLGHIINELFEELIEKTLIQPTFVYGHPIEISPLTAKTDDPRFTERAELFINTKEYANMYTELSDPIDQLERFEAQLEEKNNGNDEASDIDWDFVDALEYGMPPAGGCGIGIDRLTMLLTEKDSIRDVLLFPTMKRKQK from the coding sequence ATGGAAAAACATACAGAACAAGAATTAATTAGACGTAATAAATTAGATTTTTACAAAGATAATAATATTGAAGCTTTTGCTAAAGCAAAAAACTTAAAAGATATTGAATATTCAGATCAATTAGCTGCTAAATATGAAGGATATTCTAAAGAAGAATTAGAAGAAAAAGCATTTTCTACAGCTATTGCTGGAAGAATTATGACAATGCGTGGACCTTTTATTTTAATTCAAGATTATCATGGAAAAATTCAAGCATATTTTAATAAAAAAATGGATGAAAATTTAACTAAATTAGTTGATACTTTTGACCTTGGAGACATTATTTATGTGCAAGGTTTGGTAATGAAAACCAATACAGGTGCAGTTACAGTTAAAGCTAAAAATATTAAATTACTTTCAAAAGCTTTAAAACCACTTCCTGATAAATTCCACGGATTAAGTGATATTGAAGAAAGATACCGTAGAAGATATGTTGATTTAATTATGAATGAAGAATCAAAAAATGTCTTTTGAGCAAGAACTAAAATTATTAGTGAAATTAGAAGATATTTTGATGAGTTAGAATACATGGAAGTTGAAACACCATTTTTACACGATTATTTATCAGGAGCTTCAGCAAGACCATTTAAAACTCATCATAATGCATTAGATCAAGAATTTGTTTTAAGAATTGCTACAGAAATTCCACTTAAAAAATTACTTGTTGGTGGAATTGATAGAGTTTATGAAATTGGTCGTATTTTTAGAAATGAAGGTATTGATACAACTCATAATCCTGAATTTACTTCTATTGAATTTTATGAAGCATATACTGATATTGAAGGTATGATGAATCGTACTGAAGAATTAATCAAAAGAATTGCTGTTAAATTAAATAAAACTAAAGTTATTAATAAAGGTGTAGAAATTGATTTAACTAAACCATTTAATCGTATTGATATGGTTGATGCAGTTTCAGAAGCAACAGGAGTAGATTTTAGAACTATTTCATTTGAAGAAGCTACAGAAGTAGCTAAAAAACACGGTATTAAGATTCAAAAATTCTTCCAATTAGGTCATATTATTAATGAATTATTTGAAGAATTAATTGAAAAAACATTAATTCAACCTACATTTGTATATGGTCATCCAATTGAAATTTCTCCTTTAACTGCTAAAACAGATGATCCAAGATTCACTGAAAGAGCAGAGTTATTTATTAATACTAAAGAATATGCAAATATGTATACAGAGCTTTCAGATCCAATTGATCAATTAGAACGTTTTGAAGCACAATTAGAAGAGAAAAACAACGGAAATGATGAAGCAAGTGACATAGATTGAGACTTTGTTGATGCTTTAGAATACGGAATGCCTCCTGCAGGTGGTTGTGGTATTGGAATTGATAGATTAACAATGTTATTAACAGAAAAAGATTCAATTAGAGATGTTTTATTATTCCCTACTATGAAAAGAAAACAAAAATAA
- a CDS encoding MnuA family membrane nuclease encodes MKISKLKTIKKIILSSLIISTTLATTTAISCIDLGSKKSKDDKAKDPAIEVSKNPNNQGSKDQSGSKNNENKTPKESTGETNTNPKTPINKDISYAELEKESNFVKDSNRTRILHWNILNYGGEKSTALSSKVYNIATALFKSNADIMGLTEVNYDDGPKVARIVKWMNDFAKVEKYSFKFQPIDQALNKDYKTSKEQIAIIYNNQTVEPVNFNNNKMYDSFKGPIKKVESNDDVVSVLDADDSFVRPLFGMQFRIKNNNKLITTFFGHFDSPGVKANSNETPVKGILDGTYEIKNQGSKEISEAIGLIQAFEFFKSISNSNNIIFGGDTNIKEESASIFDYVNLKSNTQSFYPSNIANNTKFLTSLTTANAFAKKKNHSGYSNSYDKWVFKEGDIDFRDYNEEPNFWFKIDIVKGFKNHLFNKEITAKKYKDLYKKSTSDFNLIRNISDHAPIIIDAISK; translated from the coding sequence GTGAAAATATCAAAGTTAAAAACAATTAAAAAAATAATCTTAAGTTCATTAATAATAAGTACTACCCTAGCAACTACAACAGCAATAAGTTGTATTGATTTAGGTAGTAAAAAATCAAAGGATGATAAAGCTAAAGATCCTGCTATAGAAGTATCTAAAAATCCAAATAATCAAGGATCAAAAGATCAATCAGGTTCAAAGAATAACGAAAATAAAACACCAAAAGAATCAACTGGTGAAACAAATACTAATCCAAAAACACCAATAAACAAAGATATTTCTTATGCAGAATTAGAAAAAGAATCTAATTTCGTAAAAGATTCAAACAGAACAAGAATTCTTCATTGAAATATCTTAAATTATGGTGGAGAAAAATCTACTGCATTATCATCAAAAGTGTATAACATAGCAACAGCTTTATTTAAATCTAATGCTGATATTATGGGATTAACTGAAGTTAATTATGATGATGGTCCTAAGGTTGCAAGAATTGTTAAATGAATGAATGATTTTGCAAAAGTTGAGAAATATTCTTTTAAATTCCAGCCTATTGATCAAGCTTTAAATAAGGATTATAAAACTTCAAAAGAACAAATTGCTATTATTTATAATAACCAAACAGTAGAACCAGTAAATTTCAACAATAATAAGATGTATGATTCATTTAAAGGACCTATTAAAAAAGTTGAATCAAATGATGATGTTGTAAGTGTTTTAGATGCAGATGATAGTTTTGTTAGACCTTTATTTGGTATGCAATTTAGAATTAAAAATAACAATAAGTTAATTACTACTTTCTTTGGTCATTTTGATTCTCCAGGAGTAAAGGCAAATAGTAATGAAACACCTGTTAAAGGTATTTTAGATGGAACTTATGAGATAAAAAATCAAGGAAGTAAAGAGATATCAGAAGCAATAGGATTAATTCAAGCTTTTGAATTCTTTAAATCAATTTCAAACTCAAATAATATCATCTTTGGTGGAGATACTAATATCAAAGAAGAATCAGCATCAATTTTTGATTATGTTAATTTAAAATCAAATACTCAAAGTTTTTACCCTTCAAACATTGCAAATAATACTAAATTCTTAACATCATTAACTACTGCAAACGCTTTTGCAAAAAAGAAAAATCATTCAGGTTATTCAAATAGCTATGATAAATGAGTATTTAAAGAAGGTGATATTGATTTTAGAGACTATAATGAAGAACCTAATTTCTGATTTAAAATCGATATTGTTAAAGGTTTTAAAAACCATTTATTTAATAAAGAAATTACAGCTAAAAAATATAAGGATTTATATAAAAAATCAACCAGTGATTTTAATTTAATAAGAAATATAAGTGATCATGCACCAATCATTATTGATGCTATAAGTAAATAA
- a CDS encoding PTS-dependent dihydroxyacetone kinase phosphotransferase subunit DhaM — MIVSHSYHLAKGLAKLLEDVKTTNVFIIDYSGGLDVETIGTDYVDINTKVNNLLTANNNDLIIICDLGSSIMTSEMVIDGLDLNNQQRVMIAKTPFVEGGFVAVGLSSVCDTVADLYMKMVEQLPIIK, encoded by the coding sequence ATGATAGTAAGTCATAGTTATCATTTAGCTAAAGGATTAGCTAAATTATTAGAAGATGTAAAAACTACTAATGTCTTTATAATTGATTATTCTGGTGGATTAGATGTTGAAACCATTGGAACAGATTATGTTGATATTAATACTAAGGTAAATAATTTATTAACTGCAAATAATAATGATTTAATTATTATTTGCGATTTAGGTTCTTCAATTATGACTAGTGAAATGGTAATTGATGGACTAGATCTAAATAATCAACAAAGAGTTATGATTGCTAAAACTCCTTTTGTTGAAGGTGGATTTGTTGCTGTTGGTTTATCTAGTGTTTGTGACACTGTGGCGGATCTATATATGAAGATGGTAGAACAATTACCAATTATTAAATAA
- the dhaL gene encoding dihydroxyacetone kinase subunit DhaL: MKFNELINKITLNINENKDYLNELDAAIGDGDHGTNVARALVKVSEQLESLNNLDLATKLNKIAMLILSNVGGSSGPLLATWLMGFAKELKANNLALDYSDFINYFASANEALRKRGNTAYNNKTMYDVLYFVEEKAKEVNNYQEFVANCANWANSKLQETKDIIAKSGRASYLGPRSIGHYDPGSYTIYLICLSVNEVFNG, from the coding sequence ATGAAATTTAATGAATTAATTAATAAAATAACTTTAAACATCAATGAGAATAAAGATTATTTAAATGAATTAGATGCAGCTATTGGTGATGGAGATCATGGAACCAACGTTGCTAGAGCTTTAGTAAAAGTATCTGAACAATTAGAATCATTAAATAATTTAGATTTAGCTACTAAATTAAATAAAATTGCAATGTTAATTTTATCTAATGTTGGTGGATCTAGTGGCCCATTATTAGCTACTTGATTAATGGGATTTGCTAAAGAATTAAAAGCAAATAATTTAGCTTTAGATTATAGTGATTTTATTAATTACTTTGCTAGTGCTAATGAAGCACTAAGAAAAAGAGGTAATACAGCATACAATAATAAAACTATGTATGATGTACTTTATTTTGTAGAAGAAAAAGCTAAAGAAGTTAATAACTATCAAGAATTTGTAGCTAATTGTGCTAATTGAGCTAATAGCAAACTTCAAGAAACTAAAGATATTATTGCTAAAAGTGGTAGAGCAAGTTATTTAGGACCTAGAAGTATAGGACATTATGATCCTGGATCATATACTATTTATTTAATTTGCTTATCAGTAAATGAGGTATTTAATGGTTAA
- the dhaK gene encoding dihydroxyacetone kinase subunit DhaK has translation MKKLFNKVENIVSELAQGIALVHSDKLLKLPDHNVIVKKQKPEDKVILISGGGSGHEPAHAGYVGQGMLDAAVLGEIFTSPTPDAVYAPIEYYSSKKGTLLIIKNYTGDVMNFQMAADMGAMNDLEVDYVVVDDDIALENSEYTVGKRGIAGTVFVHKIAGAKAELGATLAEVKAVANKTINNLASYGISLDACTLPTLGKKSFEIPDDEVEVGLGIHGEKGTHREKIKTADEHTQQLYEILKAHHKLEKGNKVAIMVNGLGSTMLMELYILARKIKLLANEDQLEVVEFLVGNYMTSLDMPGFSLTILKLDDELQDLLTKSSDTGAYTKL, from the coding sequence ATGAAAAAATTATTCAATAAGGTAGAAAATATTGTTAGTGAATTAGCTCAAGGAATTGCTTTAGTTCATTCAGATAAATTATTAAAACTACCAGATCACAATGTTATTGTTAAAAAACAAAAACCAGAAGATAAAGTTATTTTAATCAGTGGTGGAGGAAGTGGTCATGAACCTGCTCATGCTGGTTATGTAGGTCAAGGAATGCTTGATGCTGCAGTATTAGGAGAAATATTTACTTCACCAACCCCTGATGCTGTTTATGCACCAATTGAATACTATAGTTCTAAAAAAGGAACTTTATTAATTATTAAAAACTATACTGGAGATGTAATGAACTTCCAAATGGCTGCTGATATGGGAGCTATGAATGATTTAGAAGTTGATTATGTTGTAGTTGATGATGATATAGCTTTAGAAAATAGTGAATATACTGTAGGAAAAAGAGGAATTGCAGGAACTGTATTTGTACATAAAATTGCAGGAGCTAAAGCAGAATTAGGAGCAACTTTAGCTGAAGTTAAAGCAGTTGCTAATAAAACTATTAACAACTTAGCATCTTATGGAATTTCTTTAGATGCTTGTACTTTACCTACTTTAGGCAAAAAATCATTTGAAATTCCAGATGATGAAGTAGAAGTTGGTTTAGGAATCCATGGAGAAAAAGGAACTCATAGAGAAAAAATCAAAACTGCTGATGAACACACTCAACAACTTTATGAAATTCTAAAAGCTCATCATAAACTAGAAAAAGGCAATAAAGTTGCTATTATGGTAAATGGTTTAGGTTCTACTATGTTAATGGAGTTATATATTTTAGCTAGAAAAATTAAATTACTAGCTAATGAAGATCAATTAGAAGTAGTAGAATTTTTAGTAGGAAATTATATGACTAGCTTAGATATGCCTGGATTTAGTTTGACAATTTTAAAACTAGATGATGAATTACAAGATTTATTAACTAAATCAAGTGATACAGGAGCATATACTAAACTTTAG
- a CDS encoding MIP/aquaporin family protein, producing MGAFAATGSEIGLIFLGEILGTMLLIILGNGVVASVKFKNMFAKLTAPNWVLITFAWGFAVLVGVIVAQAFKAPGYLNPAVTVYDLVGNIGVLANKGKAIGLFLLYVLGQFIGAMLGQVVLNFINWNHIKDSTNADLKGSSCTGPAYANATGRNFSYEFVGTAVLIGVILAIGKNPSLSNLGPIPVTLLVVSIGMSLGSSTGYAINPARDLGPRMVYALTQKFFLSSREQTSPDFKYGLIVPGAAPMLAGILIGLIPLALSLAK from the coding sequence ATGGGTGCATTTGCTGCAACAGGTAGCGAAATTGGACTAATATTTCTTGGAGAAATATTAGGAACAATGTTATTAATTATTTTAGGTAATGGTGTAGTTGCTAGTGTTAAATTCAAAAATATGTTTGCTAAACTCACTGCACCTAATTGAGTTCTAATCACTTTTGCTTGAGGATTTGCGGTATTAGTAGGGGTAATTGTTGCTCAAGCATTTAAAGCTCCTGGATATTTAAATCCTGCAGTTACTGTATATGATCTTGTTGGTAATATAGGAGTATTAGCTAATAAAGGTAAAGCAATTGGATTGTTCTTGTTATATGTTTTAGGACAATTTATTGGAGCAATGCTAGGACAAGTAGTTTTAAACTTTATTAACTGAAACCACATTAAAGACAGCACTAATGCTGATTTAAAAGGATCAAGCTGTACAGGTCCTGCTTATGCAAACGCAACAGGAAGAAACTTTTCATACGAATTTGTAGGAACAGCGGTGTTAATTGGGGTTATTTTAGCAATAGGTAAAAACCCATCTCTATCTAACTTAGGTCCAATTCCAGTTACATTATTAGTTGTTTCTATTGGTATGTCTTTAGGATCATCTACAGGTTATGCAATTAACCCAGCAAGAGATTTAGGACCAAGAATGGTATATGCATTAACTCAAAAATTCTTCTTAAGTTCAAGAGAACAAACCTCTCCAGATTTTAAATATGGATTAATTGTGCCAGGAGCTGCACCTATGCTTGCTGGTATCTTAATTGGTTTGATTCCATTAGCATTATCATTAGCAAAATAA
- the glpK gene encoding glycerol kinase GlpK yields MDKKYVITLDEGTTSCRSIVFDQNAKIVAVSQKEFTQYYPQSGWVEHDPIEIWNTQLSTMQSVKTQAEIKSKDIQAVGITNQRETVVLWNKETGTPVYNAIVWQDRRTSEYCDTLDEYKDVIREKTGLIINPYFSGTKIRWILKNVPLAQKTLEKGNLLAGTIDTWLIWKLTRGKVHAIDVSNASRTLLFNINTMDWDDELLELFEIPREILPEVKSSSEVYGHIDPMFWSLRATSEVPIAGVVGDQQSALFGQLCTKVGMVKNTYGTGCFTLMNIGEKPILSKNKLLTTVAWKIGNQKPVYALEGSVFVAGAAIQWIRDGLRLIYNAAESDFYASLAEKDKTHQVYLVPSFTGLGAPYWDSYSRGAMFGLERGTKKEHIIKATLESIAFQSNDLIKAMSSDIESKIEVLKVDGGASNSNYLMQFQASISKTNVVRPKNVETTALGAAFMAGLATGYWKDLEEIEKTTEVDRVFEPKMDDKEVSKLTHGWDVAVKRTLNWIKDVEE; encoded by the coding sequence ATGGATAAAAAATATGTCATTACTCTAGATGAAGGTACAACTTCATGTAGATCTATTGTATTTGACCAAAATGCAAAAATCGTAGCTGTTTCACAAAAAGAATTTACTCAATATTACCCTCAAAGCGGATGAGTAGAACATGATCCAATTGAAATTTGAAATACTCAACTTTCAACTATGCAATCAGTAAAAACTCAAGCTGAAATTAAATCAAAAGATATTCAAGCTGTAGGGATTACTAACCAACGTGAAACTGTTGTTCTTTGAAATAAAGAAACAGGAACTCCTGTTTATAATGCGATCGTATGACAAGATCGTAGAACAAGTGAATATTGCGACACTTTAGATGAATATAAAGATGTCATTAGAGAAAAAACCGGTCTTATTATTAATCCATACTTTAGTGGTACAAAAATTAGATGGATTTTAAAAAATGTGCCTTTAGCACAAAAAACATTAGAAAAAGGAAACTTACTTGCGGGTACTATTGATACTTGATTAATTTGAAAATTAACCAGAGGTAAAGTGCATGCAATTGATGTATCAAACGCATCAAGAACTTTATTATTCAACATCAATACTATGGATTGAGATGATGAACTTTTAGAATTATTTGAAATCCCACGTGAAATACTTCCAGAAGTTAAATCATCATCAGAAGTTTATGGTCATATTGATCCAATGTTTTGATCACTTAGAGCAACCAGTGAAGTACCAATTGCTGGAGTTGTTGGAGATCAACAATCTGCTTTATTTGGTCAATTATGTACCAAAGTTGGTATGGTTAAAAACACTTATGGAACAGGTTGCTTCACCTTGATGAACATTGGTGAAAAACCTATTCTTTCAAAAAATAAATTACTTACAACTGTAGCTTGAAAAATTGGAAATCAAAAACCAGTTTATGCTTTAGAAGGATCAGTCTTTGTAGCAGGAGCTGCTATTCAATGAATTAGAGATGGACTTAGATTAATCTATAATGCTGCTGAAAGTGATTTTTATGCATCACTAGCAGAAAAAGATAAAACCCACCAAGTATATTTAGTTCCATCATTTACAGGATTAGGAGCACCTTATTGAGATTCATATTCTAGAGGAGCAATGTTTGGTCTTGAAAGAGGTACCAAAAAAGAACACATTATTAAAGCTACTTTAGAATCTATTGCTTTCCAATCAAATGACTTAATTAAAGCTATGTCATCAGATATTGAAAGCAAAATTGAAGTATTAAAAGTTGATGGAGGAGCAAGTAATTCTAACTACTTAATGCAATTCCAAGCTTCTATTTCAAAAACCAATGTTGTTAGACCTAAAAATGTAGAAACTACTGCTTTAGGAGCTGCATTTATGGCAGGATTAGCAACAGGATACTGAAAAGATTTAGAAGAAATTGAAAAAACAACTGAAGTTGATAGAGTCTTTGAACCAAAAATGGATGACAAAGAAGTATCAAAACTCACTCATGGATGAGATGTTGCTGTTAAAAGAACTTTAAATTGAATTAAGGATGTGGAGGAATAA